The genome window GCGCCGACCTCGGGCTTGCGGAACATGGGGTTCGGGTGGCCGTGGGGGACCTGGTCGCGCTCGTCCTCGCCGGTCGTCTCCTCGCCCAGCAGATCGCGGGCCATGAGGGTGGCGCCCGCGACCGCGCCCGGCATCAGGAAGACGGCGACGAACGGCACCAGGAACGCGAGGCCCAGCGGGGTGCCGAAGCCCCAGATCAGCGTCTTGCGGGAACGGAGGAGGGCGAGGCGGTCGCGGAGTTGGACGCCACGGCGCTGGAGGGCGACGGCGGTCAGTTCCTCGGTGAGGAAGAAGCCGGTCACGAAGAAGCCGATCACGGGGACGACGGTCTGGCCGATGAACGGGACGAAGCCGAGGGCGAAGAGCAGCACGGCCCACACGAGCGCCCGCGCGAGGACGCGGAGGCTGTCCCGGGCCGAGATCCACAGCTCCCGCCACAGCGGCAGGTCGGACTCGGGTGCGGTGCCGTCCGGGGAGACGTCCCGGTCGACCTTCTCCGAGAGGTTCTCGTAGAAGGGCTGGCCGATGAGGAGCGTCACGGCGGTGAAGGTGATGACGGCCAGCGCCAGGGCGAGGGCGAACAGCACGACGGTGAGCAGGCCGCGGAAGAGGCCGGGCCAGGGGCTGGACCAGTCGTCCGCGAAGGGGGTGGCCCAGGTGACGAAGTCCGGGCCCCAGGTGGCCAGGGCCACGAGGGCGGCTATGTAGAGGACGAGTGTGATCAGCCCCGGGATCAGGCCGAAGCCGTACTGCTTCCCGTGCCTGGCCACCCATCGTTGGCCCTGGACGAGGTACTGGAAACCCACCCCTAGATCGCGCATGGGCGCACTTTATCGTTCGGTTCGTTTGCGCAGGAGTGCTCGGGGGGTGGGGTGCGCCGGCGACTGCGGGTCGTGTGTGGTTGCTCGCGCCCGCGCGGCGGAGCCGCATATCGCTACAGCCCCGCGCCCCTTTAGGGCCTGCGGCCCCTTCAGGGCGCGAAGGGGCCCTTGGCCGTGAAGATCTGCTCGGCGAACCGGGTGCCGATGAGGCGGTGGGTCTGCGCGTCCGGGTGGAGGTCGTCCGGGAGGGGATGGGTGGGGGTGTCCTGCTCGCCGTAGAGGGTGAGGCCGTCCAGGTAGTGGAGGTGGGGGTCCTCGGGGGCGCGGCGGGTCACGATGTCCGCGAGTTCGTCGCGGATGAGGCGGAGGGTGAGTCGGCCGGGGGTGGGGTCGTCCGGGTCGCCCATGGCGCGGAAGCGGATACGGCCCTCGGCGAGGTCGGTGAAGTCGGGGGCGCTGGGGCCGGGGGTGTCCTCGTGGAGGGGGCAGAGGATCGGGGAGACGACGAGCAGTGGAGTGGTGGGGTGTCCGTCGCGGATCGTGTCGAGGAAGCCGTGGACGGCCGAGGTGAAGGCGCGCAGCCGCATCACGTCGTGGTTGACGAGGTTGATGCCGATCTTGACGCTGATCAGGTCGGCGGGGGTGTCCCGCATCGCGCGGGCGGTGAAGGGGTCGAGGAGGGCGCTGCCGCCGAGGCCGAGGTTGATGAGTTCGACGCCGGCCAGGGAGGCCGCGTGGGCGGGCCAGATGGCGGTGGGGCTCGCGGCGTCGGAGCCGTGGCTGATGGAACTGCCGTGGTGCAGCCAGACCTTGCGGCCGGAGTCGGGGACGGGCTCGACGGGGGCGTCGGTGCGCAGGGCGACGAGTTCGGTGGTCTCGTTGTGCGGGAGCCAGATCTCGACGGTCTTGAGGCCGCCGGGGAGGTCCGTGAAGGCCACGGTGCCGGGCGGGCCCGGCCGGTGCTCCGTCGTCCCCTCGGTCATGTCGATGGTGAGGGTGTTGCCGTCCGGCACGCCGGCCTGGGCGGTCAGTCGGCCGTCGACCAGGAGGTCGTAGAGGCCGTCCGGGCGGGGCGGGGCGCCCACGTACGTCCGTTTGGTGCGCAGGGCGTCGAGTTCGACGGTGGTGGCGCGGGTGCGGAAGACCAGGCGTACGCCGGAGGGCTGGGACTCGACCATGGCCAGCTGCGGGTCGGTGCACTGGGCGCGGGCGCGGGCGGGCAGCCGGTGCGGCAGTACGCCGTGCTCGGTGTGCTCCAACTCCAGGGCGCCGCGCAGGAGATCGGCGGTGAGGGGGGTGGTGGTGAGGGGGCTCGGGCTCGGGTGGGGGGTCTCGGGCATCGCTCAACCTGACGATCGGTGGGGTGGGTTGTCCGGCGGGGGGCGGCGCGGGGGCGCGCGGCGGTCAACCAGGGGGATCGGTCGGCCAGTTGCGCAGCAGGGAGTCGAGGGCGTCCAGGATCCGGTCCCAGCTCTGCTGCGAGTCGGGGGCGCTGTGGCTGAAGCCGCCGGACGCCTCCGTGCTGACGTAGCCGTGGAAGACGCTGCCGAGGAGCCGGACCGCGTGGGTCTGGTCCGGCTCGGTGAGGTCGTAGCCGCGCAGGATCGCCCTGGTCATCTGTGAGTGCCGGGCGCCCGCGCTCGCCGCCGCGGCCTCCGGGTCCAGTCTCAACTGGGCCGCCGCGTACCGGCCGGGGTGTGCGCGGGCGTAGTCGCGGTACACGTTCCCGAGCGCCGCGAGCGCGTCCTTCCCGGCCCGGCCGGCGAGCGCGGTGGCACCCCGGTCGGCGAGTTCCTCCAGGGCCAGCAGGGCGATGCGGGTCTTGAGGTCCTGGGAGTTGCGCACATGCGAGTACAGACTCGCGACCTTCACCTCGAAGCGCCGGGCAAGCTCGGAGACGGTCACCTCGTCGAAGCCGATCTCATCGGCCAGCTCGGCACCCGCCCGGACAAGACGTTCGGGGCTGAGGCCTGCGCGCGCCATGGTCATCCTCTCGCTCGACCCGGTCGATTATGCGGTTGCCTAAAAGTTTTAGGCAAATGGGATTACCTCTTAGGCTTCGAGGGTGCGGAAGAAGTCGGCCATCTCCGTGGCCACGGGGGCATGCCGGGTGATCAACGCCGCGGCCGTGTCCGGGATGCCGGTGGGGCGCTCACCCCGGGCGAATCCACGCCGGGGTCGCCGCCCCAGTGGGCGACGGCCCGGTCGATGTCGGCCAACTCCTCGGGGAGCGGTGTGGAGTGCGGCACCACCCGCCAGTGGTGCAGGAGCGGGAAGCCGTCGTACTCCCCCGCGAGCGCCCAGTTCGTCGTCATCGTGTGGACGGCGAGTTCCCGCCAGGCGCCGAAGCCGGGGCTGCCCACCGCCCCGACGCCGTACTGGCAGGAGAGGGGAAGCCCGAACAGGTTCGCCGTGGAGCGGATGTGCTCGGGCCGCCGTTCCAGGTCGGTGAGGGGGACGCGCTTCACGAAGACCGGGGTCCCGGCGACCTCCAGCGCTACCGACGTGCCGCCGATACCGGAGCCGATCGGGGCGGCCGTGTCGAGGAGTTCGGCAAGGGCGCGGTCGCTGTACAGGGCGAGGGCGGTGGACACGGCGCCGTGGGCGGTCAGGCGGGCGGCACGGGCGGTGGCGGCAGAGGTCATCGCTGATGTGTAGCACCCCGGGTCGGGTCGTCAGGCGGCCCTCGTCCCGCGTTCCCTGCCGGTCCCGCAGTTCCTTCGGTCCCTCGATGCCCTCGTGGCCGCCGTGCCCTCTTGTTGCGCACCGCCGCGAGCGGGCTTGAAATGAACCGGGACTTCGTCACCGCCTCGCAGCCCGAAGTGCGGGCGATGCGGCAGGTCCAGATCGACAAGCAGTCGGCCGTGATGCTCGATCTGCGCGGGTACGTAGAAGCAGCCTCTCGAGCCGACCACTCCCCCGCCCGGCGAGAACTACGAGTACGACCTGTTCGTCAACGCCCCGGGACTAAAGTCCCGGGCTTGCACAACGGGCGCCACTGGCTGTGGTGCTGCGTTTGCGTCTTGTCCCACGGTCCGCCTGGGGCTGCCGGAGGAGCACGAGCCGCGTTTCCGGACCGTCCTGCCGACCGCGCCGACGCCCGCGCAGCAGGCCGAGCTGGACGCCGTGGAGCGCGGCCCGCACACGCTGGCGTCGATCGCGTTCAACGGCCAGGTGCCGGAGCCGGGCGAGCTGACGGACTTCCCCAACGCCCGTGTCGTGCGGGCGAGCGGGCAGTCGTCGGCGGGCGGGGTCGCCTCGGCGCGCGGGCTCGCCGGGATGTACGCGGCGGCGATCAGCACGGTGGACGGCCGGCCGCCGCTGCTGAAGCCCGACACCGTCGCCGAGGTCGGCCGGATCCACTCCCTCGGCCACGACCTGGTGGCCCGTGCCCCCAAGGCGTTCGGCCTCGGCTTCCAGGCCACCGCCGAGAACCTCTACCCGTTCCTCGGCGCCGGCACGTTCGGCCACAGCGGCGCGGGCGGCTCCCAGGCCTTCGCCGACCCCCGCAGCGGCCTCGCCTACGGCTACACCCGCCGCCGTATGGCCTTCCCGGGCGGGGCGGCACCGGAGAACACGGGGCTGGTACGGGCGGTGCACCGCGCGGCGCTGGCGGTCTGAGAGGCGCACACACGAGAACGGAGCCCGCACCCCACGTCCAGGGGTGCGGACTCCGGCGTGTGCAACGAACGTGAGCGGGCGTTCGTCACGGTGGCGTCGGGCTCAATGTCGCGTCGGGC of Streptomyces phaeolivaceus contains these proteins:
- a CDS encoding TetR/AcrR family transcriptional regulator, with the protein product MARAGLSPERLVRAGAELADEIGFDEVTVSELARRFEVKVASLYSHVRNSQDLKTRIALLALEELADRGATALAGRAGKDALAALGNVYRDYARAHPGRYAAAQLRLDPEAAAASAGARHSQMTRAILRGYDLTEPDQTHAVRLLGSVFHGYVSTEASGGFSHSAPDSQQSWDRILDALDSLLRNWPTDPPG
- a CDS encoding GDSL-type esterase/lipase family protein, whose protein sequence is MPETPHPSPSPLTTTPLTADLLRGALELEHTEHGVLPHRLPARARAQCTDPQLAMVESQPSGVRLVFRTRATTVELDALRTKRTYVGAPPRPDGLYDLLVDGRLTAQAGVPDGNTLTIDMTEGTTEHRPGPPGTVAFTDLPGGLKTVEIWLPHNETTELVALRTDAPVEPVPDSGRKVWLHHGSSISHGSDAASPTAIWPAHAASLAGVELINLGLGGSALLDPFTARAMRDTPADLISVKIGINLVNHDVMRLRAFTSAVHGFLDTIRDGHPTTPLLVVSPILCPLHEDTPGPSAPDFTDLAEGRIRFRAMGDPDDPTPGRLTLRLIRDELADIVTRRAPEDPHLHYLDGLTLYGEQDTPTHPLPDDLHPDAQTHRLIGTRFAEQIFTAKGPFAP
- a CDS encoding EI24 domain-containing protein — its product is MRDLGVGFQYLVQGQRWVARHGKQYGFGLIPGLITLVLYIAALVALATWGPDFVTWATPFADDWSSPWPGLFRGLLTVVLFALALALAVITFTAVTLLIGQPFYENLSEKVDRDVSPDGTAPESDLPLWRELWISARDSLRVLARALVWAVLLFALGFVPFIGQTVVPVIGFFVTGFFLTEELTAVALQRRGVQLRDRLALLRSRKTLIWGFGTPLGLAFLVPFVAVFLMPGAVAGATLMARDLLGEETTGEDERDQVPHGHPNPMFRKPEVGA